The following proteins are encoded in a genomic region of Ostrea edulis chromosome 7, xbOstEdul1.1, whole genome shotgun sequence:
- the LOC125654891 gene encoding leukocyte cysteine proteinase inhibitor 1-like: MNRLHLLVLGLLLAVITDTYCIQVPGGLGPPQFAGPREVALVKENRNAIILKMSPDMRGPFGTFKALSFRKQVVKGTNYFIKVYIAGRRPRFIHVRIYTGLNNRSRVDRVKSVHQFEPIMYF, encoded by the exons ATGAACAGACTGCATCTTCTCGTCCTGGGCCTCCTATTGGCTGTCATCACAGACACCTACTGCATACAAGTCCCTGGGGGACTTGGTCCTCCACAGTTTGCAGGACCAAGAGAAGTGGCTCTTGTAAAAGAA AATCGAAATGCCATCATTCTAAAGATGTCGCCAGACATGCGGGGGCCATTTGGAACATTCAAAGCCTTGTCATTTAGGAAACAGGTCGTTAAGGGAACGAACTATTTCATCAAG GTGTATATTGCTGGTCGTCGTCCTCGCTTCATTCACGTCCGAATCTATACTGGACTGAACAACCGTAGCAGAGTGGACAGGGTAAAATCCGTGCACCAATTTGAGCCCATCATGTATTTCTAG